One Algoriphagus sp. Y33 genomic window, ACCGGCCATGACCAATCCTTCAGTCGTGGTATACAGTAGTCCTGTCTCATCGTAGTCGATCTCCGTAGTTGGTTTGGTCGGAGGGTCAGGATCAGGAGTTGGATTAGGGTCATTGGAATCTGAGCACCCGAAAGTGCTCAGAAGTAGGATGGATAGCCAATAGGTTAAAAACATAGTTTTATAAATTTTCATAGATTAAAGGGTAATTCGCTTTGCAGGAACGTAATTGTACTTTGATTCAGCGGCGTTGGCAATAGCTCCAATCCTGAAGAAGAAATCATCAGCTTTTCCAAAAATGGCACTGTTAGCTGCCACATCCATTTCAAGGCTAAAGACTTCGTCCGCAGACACGTCCCGATTGATGTCATTTTCAACAGAAAATGACTGTACAGGCTGACCAACCACCGAATTGGGATGGGCAAAGAATCCGATTTTTCGGACATTGCTCGCCCCGGTTTGCTCGATACTAAAAGTGGCTGTTACTTTGCCATTCAGATAAGTGATCTGAGGATTGATAATTCTCAGGTAGGGAGTCACCACAAAATCCATGGTCGTCCCTGAACCAATAGCTAAATCCTGAGCATCAACGGGGTAAAAATTCCCTCTTACAGGCTGAACCGTATAGGTATTTTCAAAAAGGAGCTTGTTTTCAAATGTACCGTCATTTTTAACCACCATGTATTGCAAACCGACCGGGTCATAGCCATGCTCTGCAAGCTGAATAACGGTGCCGTTGATCAGGTCCTGCTCTACCAGCTCACCCGTCTGGGCGTCAATAAACTGACCTGAAAGACTTGCCGTTGGAGCATCATAGTTGTCCAATTCACAGGAGAAAAGCCCAATAGCACATAGACAAAATGTATAGAATGAAGTTTTCATAGTATGCAGTAGATTAATAAGATGGATTTTGAGTCAAACCATTTCCACCGATACCAGGAATAGGTCTGTAGTAGAATTTTGGTTGGAAATTCTGAGCTTCCATAGAAGGCACATTCTCCCTCACAAAAATGTAAACCGGATCTGCTTCCCTAAGATCAAGAATCGGAAAGAGGGAATGCCTCCTTCTGTTGGTGAATTCCTCTTCATATTCTCTTCTTCGGATCAAGTCCCAGTATCGCTTATTTTCAAAGGCCAACTCCACGATTCTTTCACGCATCACATTTTCCTGAGTGAGTGTTACCTCCACGGTATGAGCAGCTCTTTTACGGATATCATTGATAGCTTTTTCAGCAAGTGCAGGATCCCCAAGGCCACTCTCGACCACTGCCTCCGCATAATTAAGTAATACTTCTGCGTAGCGCATATCCATAAAATCCGATGTGCTTTGGTTCCAGCCAGGGACGACTGCTTTGTCTTCATTAAGGAACTTCTTAAAGGAGAATCCAGTCCTCGTATTATTGCCACCATAAGTGTCAAAACCAGAATATTGCGAAACGTTCTCAGCACCATAAGAGTAAAACATTTTACCGTCGACCTCTACTTGGTCTTTGGTTCGGATGACCGGAGCTCCATCTGGTTTGATAAAGCCTGCCTGAATTACAATTTCCCTATCCTTCCAGGTCGAGCCAGGCACAATGACTGTGGCATGTAATCTCGCATCCCTATTTGCAAACAAAACAGCGGGATCGTTGAACTTTATATAGGATACAGATGGGTTAAAACCATTGTAATCTGTAACAATCCCATCTAACCGGGTCTCAAAAGGTGTGATTTCTCCCGGATTGTCATAGGTCTCATATAATTCGACAAAATCCAATGTAGGGTTCATCCTCCCAGGGTGTGGCCATCCATTGGCTAATTGGGCAGGCCCAAACCAGATATCATAGTTATGCCCACGGTCATTGCCCGGAATCGCATAGCCTTTGATAAATATTGCTTCTGTACTAGCCACATTTGGATTTTGGAACATCCCTTGGATATTGCCGGCAGCCTCTTCTGGGTTGGCCGGGTTCGGCTGATACAATCCAAATGCACCACTGTTCATGATTTCCTCAGCAGATTCAATCACTTGCTCATAGTATGCATTGGCATCTGCAGTATTCAATCCCACTAAACCCGCATCAGCAGCGTTTCCTGATAGAGGTGCTTTATCAGAGAATTTAGCAATAGATGCTGCGTGTAAGGAAGCTCTAGAAATCAAGGCAAGTGCAGCCCATTTTGTAGCTCTGCGTTCTCCTCCTGACCACTGCCCAGGAAGGGTGCTGCTTGCCATTTGTAGGTCATTCAACAAGAAATCCCACGTTTCCTTTTCTGTAGACCTAGGTACTTTCAGGGATTCAATATCTCCAGAATAGGCTTGGGCCTCATCCAACAGCGGAACTCCGCCATATCTCTTGACCAGACCGAAGTAAGCATACCCCCTGATAAACAAGGCTTCTCCAAGTATCTGATTTCTGTCTGATTCTGTCACATCAATTTCCGGAATGATCGCTATCAATTGGTTGACATCCCGGATTAGTCTGTAAGCAGGCTCCCACCATGCAATGTCTTCATCCCTAAAGAAATCACCAAATTCAGAGTGGACTGCTTCATCTGTCAACATTGTGACTGCGAACCCGCCGTTATTGGGATCTCCGCCGTTGATATTAAATCCATTACGGAAGTAGGCAAAATCCTCTACAGGGAGCTGTGAATAGAGGTTTGCCATATAAAGTCTCACTCCCTCGGGATCTGAAAAGAGTTGCTCGCCCTGAATCCTGTCAAGGGGTTCTTTATCCAGCACATTGTTGCAGGAAGTATGAATCAACAGGGCAAGAAGTATAAGTATAGAATAATGTATCTTGTTCATGTCTGTATAATTAGAAGTTTGCGCTTATACCAAAGTTGAAACTACGCTGAAGCGGATAGGTAAATCCGGCATTGAACAGGCCTTCCAGCTTTTCAGGATCAAAGGCCTTCACGAAGGGGTCTGTGATAGTAAAGATGTTATGAGCGTTACCGAACACCCTTAAGCTTGATAGGCCAATGGAATTGAGCACGGTGGAATTAACTGTGTAACCGACTTCAGCACTTTTGAATCTTACATAAGAGGCGTCTCTTCTCCACACTTCGCTTTCCGCATAGATCATCCCCATATTTTCGATCAGACGTGAAGCAGGCCAAGTACCCGGAATCCACTCACTATCCGCATTATATGGATCTTCTTTTCTCCAGCGATCAAAGAAATATGCAGGCGTATTCGATCCTTTGAATGCCAAAATCTCAGCATAGACTTCGTTAAATCGCACAGAATACTTAGCAGCACCCTGGAATAGGAAATTGAAATCAAAGCCTTTGTAAGATCCATTTAAGGTCAAACCAAAAAACATTTTTGGGGTACCGTTCCAGAATGTGGGAAGCATGTCATTTCCATCGATGATCCCATCCCCATTCACATCTTCATATTTGAAGTCCCCCGGCAATTCACGGATATTGCCCAAACTTCCGTTCTGAATGGGTGCATTGAGAATCTCTTCCTGATTTGCAAACTGCCCCTGGTACTGGAAACCCCATACTGCATCGTTGTTGCGGTCCAAATTGCCATTTCTCCAGCGATCCATGCTGTTCAGGAATTCGCCTCTTTCAACATAGATATTCTTGGTTCGAGCATAGTTGAAATTACCACTGATTCCGTATCGGAAACCATTGATTTCATTTCGGTAGCCAAGCATAAAATCCAACCCTCTCACCTGATCACTATTCAGGTTTTCCTGTGGAAGATTACCTCCGAAGGTATTGGGCAAGGACTGATTTCTATAAGCCAGCAATCCCTCTCTGTTTCTTTGGTACACGTCAAATTCCATATTGAATCTTCCATCCCAAAGCCCGAGGTTAAAGCCCAAATCAAGAATTTCCGAAGTAAACCAAGTGAGTTGCTCATTCACAATAGATGGAGATCCAGCCCCCACGGTATACGTTCCATCAATGAATTCATATCCTCCACCACCCGTGGTGGTATATCCGCTGACATATTGGAAAGGATTTCCGGCATCTTCCCCTACTAAACCATAAGATCCCCGGATCTTAAGATCTGAAAGCCAGGAAGTAGTTCCACTCATAAACCCTTCATCAGATATTCTCCACCCAAGTGAACCTACCGGGAAAAATCCCCAGCGCGAATCGGGGTGATACCGGTATGATCCGTCTTCGCGGAAAGAAAACTCGACCAGGTATTTATCCTTGAAATCGTAATTGAACCTGCCCACAAATGAAACTCTTGCGGTCTGCTCTTCCAGCCCACCAGCCTGCTGATTATTCAAGCCGGCAAAGTTGATCTGATCGGTCGTGTAGAAATCATAATAACGCAGTGCCGACACCCATCTAGACCAGGTCTGCTGCTGCTCAAACACCAAGACACCACCCAGATTATGATCTTCATTGATTTTGGTATTGTAAGATGCCTGAGCCTGTAAAGTAATCCTATTGAAATCAGAGCTTCTGTTGGAAATATTTGAGTTCCCATCACGCTGCTTCTGCACTACATAACTATCCTCATTGGAATCATAATTGTATAGGTTGTATGCTTTTGACAGGTTCTTGTTCAGATTCGCAGTGAAGTCATAGGCCACTAAGCCTTTGAAAGCCAATCCCTCCAAAAAAGGAGCCTTGTAGTTTAAAGAAACAGAGGATTGAATATTCTTATCCGTAGTTTCATTGTAACCGGTCAGCTTTCTGTTTGCAAGTGCAACGGGGTTTTGACCAGAACCTACACTGGAAGGATACTGAGGATTGCCATTGGCAAATGGTTGCTCGATAGGAAGCGTGGTGCGTGTCCCTTTGAAAATATTAAAGAAATTCTCACCAGGATCTGATCGCTTATCTATTTTACCTGCTATAAATACCTGAGTTTCCAGATTTTTTGAAAGTTTAGCCGTTATGTTTGATCTCAGCGTATAGCGCTTATACTTGATATCGTTGGACTGGAGTAGGCCTTGTTCATTGTAATACCCTCCACTAAGAAAGTAATTCACACTTTCATTCCCTCCACTAGCACTTAAATTCTGCTGGTACTGCCAAGCTTTATCCTTCAAAGTTTCATCATACCAATTAGTAGATTCATATCCTGATACTCCCGTGATATAGTTATTGAGAATCTCTTGGGAATAGAATGGAGCACCTGTGCCTAAAAGGGCAGCGTCATTTCTCATCTGAGCCCATTGAGATGCAGAAGCCATCTCAGGAACTCCCGTAGGGGTCTGAAAACCTACCGTACCATTGTAATTGAATTTTGTAACCCCGGCAGTGCCTTTTTTAGTAGTCACGATTATTACACCGTTTGCTGCACGCACTCCGTAGATTGCTGCAGATGCATCCTTTAAAACCGAGATACTTTCGATATCATCCGGATTCAAACGTTGAAACTCACTTCCTCCATCTCTGGGAATACCGTCGATCACATATAGAGGAGCCCCTCCAAACCCACGGATATTAATTGAGGTATTAAATTCTCCGGGCTGACCAGAATTCTGTCGGATCTGAAGGCCAGGCACCTTTCCCTGGAGTTTTTGGGCCAAGCTTGAGCTAGTGGTAGTCTGAATCTCTTCTGCGCTAATGTTACTAATCGCACTAGTCAGGGATTCTTTCTTTTGGGTACCATATCCGATTACCACTACTTCTTCCAGCCCCGCAATATCTTCTTCAATAGTAACCGTAACTTCGCTTTGATTACCCACCAAAACACTTTGCTGTTTGTAACCAATAAAGCTAAAATCCAGCACGGCCCCTTCTACTGGCACTAAAAGCTGGAATGATCCATCTATATCCGTCACAGTACCAGTGGTAGTGCCTTTAAGGAGAACCGTCACTCCTGGAACAGGATCTTGTTTGGCATCCAGTACTTTACCTGATACTTGCTTTTTCTGAACAGGATCAGTTTGAGCATTTGAAAAGAAGGAGATCAGCAAAACCAATACTACCGCTAGGAAGTATTGGCCGATTACCCTTCTAATAAGAGGTTTGTTTTTTTTCATGTTGTTTAGATTAGGATTGGGAATTGTTAAAGGAAAACCACTCAGAAAAGAGCGATTGATAGGGAATAATCAAGTAAAAATCATGTTTCATTGGCACTGTTTTTTAGTCTTGGATTATAGATAAAGTACAGGGTCCTGTATAGAACCAATAGATAAATCAATCCGATCTGATGGCTGGATAAAGTCCCCTGATTACTTAAAAAAAGCTAGGTGCCTCTTCCTAACAAAAAGTACCTTTAGCAAGGACAGTGGATAAAAAAGCGGGAGAAAATTCTCCAGTGAAATGGCAAAGTGTAGATTTTTCATTTTGGGTTCAGTTAATGTTAGGATCAAAAACTGTCCTAAATGAAGCACAGAGCAATTAATTTGGAATTAATAATCGCTTAAAAGCCAAAAAAAAAACTGAACAAACTCAAAAAAAAATTAAAAGTCTGGCAATAATATCTCTATTTGGAACCGTAGAAATTCCGCTGCCAAAAATTATTAAGCCTAGTTTTTAGTCTGTGGTGTATAGCTATCAGCTAAAAACACTCAAAAATCCAAGGTCAAATAATAGCTCACACTAAAATTCTTTTCTAGGTTTATATTGGTGTAACACTGTAAAGACAATAACCCGAATTTCTCCAAAAGGAGATAGATTAAAAGCATAAATGTACGTGAGCAAAATCAAGTTCCTTTTACTTTTCCTTTTAAGCCAGCTTCTATGGATAGGAGCCAATGCACAGAACGGATTGAATTCAGGGCTGCACTTTAATTCCCATGAGGTAATTCAGGATGAAAGAACTTCTTTAGACTTAACACCGAATGAACTGCTGTCTATCAAAGAAAAACTCATTTTGGATTTTGACATTCGATTCAGACCGGGTGATGGCTACTACGGCTATATTTTTAAAATGCTCGGCAAGGAGTCCGTTCCTATAGACCTGGTTTCCAATTTGGCTTCCGAAAAAGAAAATTTTTGGCTAGTAGTAGGCGACCAATCTGTAGTGTCCTTTTATTGGGAAGATCTTGGAGGAGTTATTTACAACGAGTGGGTAAAAATAAAACTGGTCTATACTCCGGTTTCAGGGGAATTCTCATTAAGCATGAATGGGATTGAGAAAAAAACAACCCTTAAGGACTTCACTAATGTGAAAGATTTTCAGCTTGTTTTTGGAGCGAGTAAAGTCCCTGAAATGCTCAATAGTGATGTGTGTCCGATGACTCTGAAAAACATTAGAATACATGACGCAGATGTCATGTTAAGAAACTGGGAGTTAAAAAAACATGGGGATGGCCTGGTGTACGATGAAGTAAAAGCTTATGAAGCTCAAGTAAAATTTGCAAACTGGGAGATAGACAAGCATATCCATTGGCGTAAAAGCCAAAGGATAGTAATGCCCGGAATCCTGGGTATTACTAGCACTCCGACTTCTGATTCTATCTTTATTGTGGGGTTGGACCAATTGAAGTTATACAATACCACAAGCGGGGAGATATCTACATTTTCCTACCAATTCGGAAAACCCTACCCCTGCCAGGATAATAATCTGGTATATAATCCCCTGACCAAGGAAATATGGTCATACTCTTTTGATACGGTAGTCATCAATAAGCTGGATCTTAAAACATTCAAATGGACAGCAGCCCCTGACACCTGCCCTGAGCCCGATTTATGGCATCATATCCGTCTGTATAATGCTCCAGAGAACGAAATTATGACTTTCGGAGGCTATGGGCATTATACCTATAAGTCAAACTTGATGACATTGAAAGATGGCGCCACCACATGGGATTCTATTAACAAATCCAGTCAAGTTCCGCCCAGATATCTAAGTACTATGGGCTGGATAGATGATCAAAAAGTTTTGTTTTTTGGCGGGTATGGAAGTCCTTCCGGAAATCAAGGAATAAACCCCCGGCATTATTATGATCTTTATTCTCTGGATCTTCAAAGCAAAAACATAGACAAGATCCGTGAACTACAGGATAACATCCCGCCTTTTACTCCCGTAGCAAACGCCATTTTAACGAAAGATAAATCAAGCTTCTATACGCTAATATATAATAACATCAACTACAATACGCATCTGCAGCTCGCTGAGATTGGCATTTCAAAAGAGGAATTCAGAGTGTATGAGGACTCTATTCCATACAATTTTCTTGACACCAAAAGCTGGGCAGGTTTATTTTTAAACACCTCGAAGTCAAGCCTCATTGCAATAACCCAAACGGATAGCTTGGTTGAAATATTCCAACACGCCTTCCCTCCTCTGTTAAAAAGCGGAGCCACTCAAATTGCTAAAAGAGGTACTGGAAAAACTAGGCTACTTTATATTTTTATTGTTGCAGGCCTTTTCATTGCAGGCATTATAGCTTATAGAAAATATAGAAAACAACCTAATCCAATTGATTCTACCGACGATAAACAATTATCCCCTACCACTGAATTGCACGGTGTACCTGCAAATAAAACCGCATCCATAATCCTAATGGGCGGATTACAGATCTATGACAGTTGTGGATCAGACATCACTGGCCAGTTCACACCTACTATCAAACAACTTTTCCTGTTGATCTATCTTTCAAGCATTCTGGACAAAAAAGGCATATCATCAGAATTGCTGACAGAGTTATTATGGAGCGATAAATCGGCCACCAGTGCCAGAAATAACCGAAATGTCAATATTAGTAAGATTCGATTAATCCTTGAAAAAGTATCTCCAAACCTGCACCTGACACATGATAATACTTTTTGGAAAATAGAACATAACCAAACCGTCTATTCAGATGTCTTGGATTCCCTACAATTAATCCAGAAACTAAAATCCAACATAAAACTTACTAAATCCGAAGCAGATCGATTAATAAGAAATTCAGCTGAAGGAAACATCTGTCCAAGTGTACAAGCGGAATGGATGGACCAGTTCAAATCTGAGTTCACCGCTCAGCTTTTAGATGCTTTGATGATTATGATTCATCGCACCCAAGATCATCAGCAGATCGCAATGATTTCAGATTCGATCTTAAAATTAGATCCTTTAAATGATGAGGCTTTGAAGATGAAATGTTTCTCACTTTTCAAACTTGGCAAGAAAGGACAGGCTTTAGCAGCTTACAACCAATTCTGCAAAGACTACTCAAATCTGCTAGGACAACCCTACGAGGTAGAATTCAATGAGTTAGTAGAGAAAGGGAAAATCTGAGCTTATATGACAATTTGGCAAGAGTGATAGGTGCAAGCATTAAAAAAACATTAAGGTTACAATACTCAAATATAACATCAAGTACCTCACTAAGAGGTTATTTTAGTAAAACAATAACAGTTACAATGGGTAAGATAGTGAATCAATTTTTCTTAGAATAAAACATATCCATACCTTCCTTTTTTCAATAAAAAATACTGATTGAAATTTCAAAAATCAAATAATGAAGCCGCTTAACGTATTTACTCAACACTTGATCGTGGTTACGAAGAAGAAGACATTAACTTCTGAAAAAACCAATATCATTTTTAGTATGAGTGACGACCATGCTTATCAGGCAATAAGCACCCATAGTGGAATTATGGCAGAACTGGCTCCTACCTCTATTGATCGGATAGCAGAAGCGGGAATACTTTAACAACTGCTTTGTAACCAACTTTATTTGTGGACCTTCAAGATCAACTATCCTTACAGGAAAATATAGCCACCAAAAAGGGGTTATTGGCAATACTATTGGCTCCAATTTCGATTTTGCCCTGCTATCTTATACAAAAATCCTCCAATAGGCAGGACACAAAACAGCTACTACCGGCAAACTTCATCTTGGGGGCATACCTACTGGCTTTGATTATTCTGTGTTACATTACCTAAAGAACCATATAAAACGATTGTAGATTTTACAATGAAAGTACTATACATTCATCTCTGGAATTTTTTTCCGATGAGATTGTGAAAACTAAGAAAGTTGAAATCTGTATAGGTTACGGAACTCTTACAAATATCAAAATTAAAGCATCACAAATTGTGATGTAAAAAGTGGGCATCACGACAACTATGGTAATTAGAATTCAGTCTATTTTTAATGTAAGCCCAGATATATGCTTGAGAATACAAAGTGAATGCGAAACGGCTCTGGCCTAAAAGAAATTTAACCGAAGCAACCAGAAAGGATCTAACCTAAAATGATGGCGCACAAAAAAAGAGGGCATTTAGCTGTTTCCGGAGAGTGGGCTAAACATCTGGGAAACAAAAGAGAAACCTATTCTGGAAGGCTGAAAGGAATGCAGGTAAAGAAATTGTCCGAACTGAGCTAATTAAAGGTGAGGAAAGCGGGCTATCTCCCAAATCCATGGCTGAGATTTTAGAAGAAGCCAAAAGACGCGCTCAAAAAGCCCAATGACCTTTTCACTCGCCCGTGAGCCCGTGAAACGGAAGAAGACCTAATCATATTTATTTATATGGATTAGCAATTTTGTTGAATTATAAGCAGAAAAGTACTTTTCCTCATTGGTAAACAGAGATTTCCTTAGTGAAAAATTAAAAGGAGCACACAGGAGAAATTAGAGAGATTATCAAAATATCAATCAATAATTGTCAATAATTGATTTAACGAGCCTTAGATCGGTAGTGATAAGCAGCCTAAGATCGAAATTTAATCACGAAGCCTTTTTAAAACTCTTTCTAAAGCCGACGTAAAAAGTTATTTCCACAATTTTTACTGCCCTTTGATAGGCCGAAAAATTCCTGAATAATTTTCTAAAGAACTAAAAATCAACTATTTTTAAAGAAAGATAATTTCTGATTTTTAAAAATTAAGTAATGAGAGCACTTCGATTTTCTATTTCACTGGTTTTCCTTTTGGCTTTCTTTGGTTGTGAGGACAAATCAGAGCCTCCAAAAATGGATGTGGAACGTTATGTCAAACTATTGAAAGCTGGAGATTACGACGATTGGGAACTTCCAGATTTCAACTCCAATGACATTCCTAAACTTTTATCGTATAGAAATGAAACTGAAATAATTTCTGATTATCCAATAAATGGAATTTCATCAGCCTGGTTCCCCGAATGTTCTTTGGGCATGTATATTTTATGGACAGTTGAATCCATTAGGGCAAGGTCAATTGGAAGTGAGTTCCTGATTGGCACATTCCCTTCCCAAAATCCATTTGTGAAAAATCGGGTTGATCTTGAATATTTAGAACAGACCGCCCAGCTTCAGCAAGAAGTTGCTGATTCATACTTTGAATGGTGGGAAAGTAATAAGAATAAGGATTTTAAAGAATTTGATAAAATAGATCCTTTAGCCGGTACAGAATATCGCTGGCATTGATACTTTATCCAAAAGAGCATATAAAAACAAATTGAATTTATTTTTATCCGTAAAAGGATGCAAATACAATCTTTTACTTGCATTTATATACAAATAAATCAAATAGCAAACTTTGGGAAAACCAGACGAAAGCAACCACGCTTAACTTAACCCAAGAAAATTTGCGGACAAAGCCCGTGTAGCACTTATTTTATAGTCAGAAAGATCGAGCAAGGGAAAGAAAAACTAAATTTATCAAAGGTGAACCAGGTATTGAGCAGGTTTGGCCATGTATTGATACCTGTCCCTGAGATAATTTTGGTTTGGTAATGGAAGTAGTTATAGCAAATTTTTCGGCAGCCCCTCGGTACCAACGAGATTTATATTAATTGGAAATTTCTCATTAAAGCGTAGTACCTATTTTTCATACATAAAACCTAATATACTATTGTAGGAGTTGCAATACGACTTATTCAATATTCCTTCTTACTAATTGACCCTTATTCTTATCCGGAGAGGTTGGACAACTTGTCACTTTGACCTATTTTTACAAAAGACCTAAACCCATTAACCTATGAAAAAAACTTTTCTACTTACCCTACTCCTATGCCTTGGATTGACTGTCTCCCAGGCACAACAAGGAACCAAGGAGCGAGTCAAAGTACATAGCAGCGCACTAGAAGGCAACCTGATTGGTGATCCTGCAGACCGAGATGTGACAGTCTATCTCCCGCCTTCTTATCAAACCGAGCCTGACAGAAACTTCCCTGTGCTCTACATGCTTCATGGATTTACCGATACGGATTCCCAGTGGTTTGGATGGGAAGATCACTGGATCAACCTTCAGGATGTAATCGAGCAGTCTCTCTCCACCGGAAGTTCCAAAGAGATGATTGTGGTGATGCCCAATGCTTACAATAAGTTCAAAGGGAGCATGTATGCAAGTTCAGCCACCATAGGCGACTGGGAAACCTTTGTCACCAAAGAGCTAGTGAGTTACATAGATTCTAAGTACCGGACACTAGCCAATAAGGACAGTAGAGGTCTTGCCGGACATTCTATGGGCGGCTATGGCACACTTCGTCTAGGTATGAAAAATCCTGATGTTTATTCTGCCATCTACGCCTTAAGCCCATGCTGTATGGACGGCGGAGCATCGACCAATCCTGAGATGATCTCAAAGTT contains:
- a CDS encoding RagB/SusD family nutrient uptake outer membrane protein, producing the protein MNKIHYSILILLALLIHTSCNNVLDKEPLDRIQGEQLFSDPEGVRLYMANLYSQLPVEDFAYFRNGFNINGGDPNNGGFAVTMLTDEAVHSEFGDFFRDEDIAWWEPAYRLIRDVNQLIAIIPEIDVTESDRNQILGEALFIRGYAYFGLVKRYGGVPLLDEAQAYSGDIESLKVPRSTEKETWDFLLNDLQMASSTLPGQWSGGERRATKWAALALISRASLHAASIAKFSDKAPLSGNAADAGLVGLNTADANAYYEQVIESAEEIMNSGAFGLYQPNPANPEEAAGNIQGMFQNPNVASTEAIFIKGYAIPGNDRGHNYDIWFGPAQLANGWPHPGRMNPTLDFVELYETYDNPGEITPFETRLDGIVTDYNGFNPSVSYIKFNDPAVLFANRDARLHATVIVPGSTWKDREIVIQAGFIKPDGAPVIRTKDQVEVDGKMFYSYGAENVSQYSGFDTYGGNNTRTGFSFKKFLNEDKAVVPGWNQSTSDFMDMRYAEVLLNYAEAVVESGLGDPALAEKAINDIRKRAAHTVEVTLTQENVMRERIVELAFENKRYWDLIRRREYEEEFTNRRRHSLFPILDLREADPVYIFVRENVPSMEAQNFQPKFYYRPIPGIGGNGLTQNPSY
- a CDS encoding TonB-dependent receptor, with the translated sequence MKKNKPLIRRVIGQYFLAVVLVLLISFFSNAQTDPVQKKQVSGKVLDAKQDPVPGVTVLLKGTTTGTVTDIDGSFQLLVPVEGAVLDFSFIGYKQQSVLVGNQSEVTVTIEEDIAGLEEVVVIGYGTQKKESLTSAISNISAEEIQTTTSSSLAQKLQGKVPGLQIRQNSGQPGEFNTSINIRGFGGAPLYVIDGIPRDGGSEFQRLNPDDIESISVLKDASAAIYGVRAANGVIIVTTKKGTAGVTKFNYNGTVGFQTPTGVPEMASASQWAQMRNDAALLGTGAPFYSQEILNNYITGVSGYESTNWYDETLKDKAWQYQQNLSASGGNESVNYFLSGGYYNEQGLLQSNDIKYKRYTLRSNITAKLSKNLETQVFIAGKIDKRSDPGENFFNIFKGTRTTLPIEQPFANGNPQYPSSVGSGQNPVALANRKLTGYNETTDKNIQSSVSLNYKAPFLEGLAFKGLVAYDFTANLNKNLSKAYNLYNYDSNEDSYVVQKQRDGNSNISNRSSDFNRITLQAQASYNTKINEDHNLGGVLVFEQQQTWSRWVSALRYYDFYTTDQINFAGLNNQQAGGLEEQTARVSFVGRFNYDFKDKYLVEFSFREDGSYRYHPDSRWGFFPVGSLGWRISDEGFMSGTTSWLSDLKIRGSYGLVGEDAGNPFQYVSGYTTTGGGGYEFIDGTYTVGAGSPSIVNEQLTWFTSEILDLGFNLGLWDGRFNMEFDVYQRNREGLLAYRNQSLPNTFGGNLPQENLNSDQVRGLDFMLGYRNEINGFRYGISGNFNYARTKNIYVERGEFLNSMDRWRNGNLDRNNDAVWGFQYQGQFANQEEILNAPIQNGSLGNIRELPGDFKYEDVNGDGIIDGNDMLPTFWNGTPKMFFGLTLNGSYKGFDFNFLFQGAAKYSVRFNEVYAEILAFKGSNTPAYFFDRWRKEDPYNADSEWIPGTWPASRLIENMGMIYAESEVWRRDASYVRFKSAEVGYTVNSTVLNSIGLSSLRVFGNAHNIFTITDPFVKAFDPEKLEGLFNAGFTYPLQRSFNFGISANF
- a CDS encoding DUF4943 family protein gives rise to the protein MRALRFSISLVFLLAFFGCEDKSEPPKMDVERYVKLLKAGDYDDWELPDFNSNDIPKLLSYRNETEIISDYPINGISSAWFPECSLGMYILWTVESIRARSIGSEFLIGTFPSQNPFVKNRVDLEYLEQTAQLQQEVADSYFEWWESNKNKDFKEFDKIDPLAGTEYRWH
- a CDS encoding DUF3823 domain-containing protein — translated: MKTSFYTFCLCAIGLFSCELDNYDAPTASLSGQFIDAQTGELVEQDLINGTVIQLAEHGYDPVGLQYMVVKNDGTFENKLLFENTYTVQPVRGNFYPVDAQDLAIGSGTTMDFVVTPYLRIINPQITYLNGKVTATFSIEQTGASNVRKIGFFAHPNSVVGQPVQSFSVENDINRDVSADEVFSLEMDVAANSAIFGKADDFFFRIGAIANAAESKYNYVPAKRITL
- a CDS encoding alpha/beta hydrolase family protein, translating into MKKTFLLTLLLCLGLTVSQAQQGTKERVKVHSSALEGNLIGDPADRDVTVYLPPSYQTEPDRNFPVLYMLHGFTDTDSQWFGWEDHWINLQDVIEQSLSTGSSKEMIVVMPNAYNKFKGSMYASSATIGDWETFVTKELVSYIDSKYRTLANKDSRGLAGHSMGGYGTLRLGMKNPDVYSAIYALSPCCMDGGASTNPEMISKLEKITPDQLQDASFSEIAALATSAAFAPNPQNPPFYLDLPPKDGAPRQEIINKIIASRTLTTIDQYIPNLKRLKAIGIDAGTADRGISAATKKLHEVLDAYRIEHLYESYEGDHLNRIAERIERAKPCLSFQNTLFFRKAL